One Salmo trutta chromosome 24, fSalTru1.1, whole genome shotgun sequence genomic region harbors:
- the LOC115161079 gene encoding acyl-CoA-binding protein, whose translation MSEADFDKAAEEVKQLKAKPADAEMLRVYALFKQAKVGDVNTARPGMLDFTGKAKWDAWEKEKGKSKEDARKEYIALVEVLKGKYGV comes from the exons GCGGATTTTGATAAGGCTGCAGAGGAGGTGAAGCAGCTGAAGGCTAAGCCAGCAGATGCAGAGATGCTCAGGGTCTATGCTCTGTTCAAACAGGCCAAAGTGGGCGACGTCAACACCG CTCGCCCTGGGATGCTGGATTTCACTGGGAAAGCCAAGTGGGACGCctgggagaaggagaaag GAAAGAGCAAAGAGGATGCCAGGAAGGAGTACATTGCCTTGGTAGAGGTTCTGAAAGGGAAGTACGGAGTCTAA
- the tmem37 gene encoding voltage-dependent calcium channel gamma-like subunit has protein sequence MLPCIFVSVQVTQVPVGAPRQKKARPLFLEVLPRSLIILCTALAIVLSSIAVCDGHWLLAGGGRMFGLWHFCTLEAVVERTASPNCTTHLGVSGVAVGLGLCRSMVSLAVVGAIFGLELLVISQVSEDRDSGRRWGLGSALVLVAAALSAGGVVVFVSLLRQQASPLGFTLTFWCQFTAVFLLFLNGMAARHIHHMALQAPPRGHLGKC, from the exons ATGTTGCCCTGTATCTTTGTCTCTGTCCAAGTCACACAG GTCCCAGTTGGAGCACCCAGACAGAAAAAGGCCCGGCCTCTCTTCCTGGAGGTGTTGCCCCGCAGCCTGATCATCCTCTGCACGGCCCTGGCCATTGTCCTCTCCTCCATAGCTGTGTGCGATGGACACTGGTTGCTGGCGGGCGGCGGGAGGATGTTTGGTCTATGGCACTTCTGCACCCTGGAGGCAGTGGTGGAACGAACAGCCTCACCTAACTGCACCACCCACCTAGGTGTATCTGGGGTGGCGGTGGGCCTGGGCCTGTGTCGCTCCATGGTCTCCCTGGCTGTGGTGGGAGCCATCTTTGGCCTGGAGTTGCTGGTCATATCGCAGGTGAGTGAGGACCGGGACTCGGGCCGGCGGTGGGGCCTGGGGTCAGCTCTGGTGCTTGTGGCGGCGGCACTGTCGGCAGGGGGAGTGGTGGTGTTTGTGTCTCTGCTCCGGCAGCAGGCCTCTCCTTTGGGCTTCACCCTTACCTTCTGGTGCCAGTTTACCGCAGTCTTCCTGCTCTTCCTCAACGGCATGGCAGCGCGCCACATCCATCACATGGCCCTGCAGGCACCACCTAGAGGCCACCTGGGGAAATGCTAG
- the sctr gene encoding secretin receptor isoform X2: MRINRHLRRIVLIAALLDFSSNVKAIPPECDPDYILLQDEESCFKDLLKINISQADSQQPECRGFWDHLNCWPHADVGETVSQPCPRFLHNTGRVYRNCTEHGWTEPFPPHEIACEYAFETLTFPFEAPTSHGYFLYVQVMYSVGYAISTASLTIATATLCLFRRLHCTRNYVHIQLFLSFILRATFIFIRDAVLFSSDDHFHCDSYPVSCKIATTFSNYCIMANYSWLLAEGHYLYSLVSVSLFSQKRHLRWYIVLGWGSPMVIIVAWSLAKYTQENEGCWERRGHEGIWWILRVPVLLFIVVNLLFFLSIIRILVAKLRTQEMHRNELNQYRRLAKSTLLLVSLFGLHYVLFAFLPHKVSEIWNFIELAFASTQGFVVAVLYCFLNGEVQYEVQRRWRRWRLKQHLPGEARRQHGSMSQSVGAHTQVSFLTRGPSTRHSSLV; encoded by the exons ATGAGGATAAACAGACACTTGCGTAGGATTGTGCTTATAGCAGCTCTTCTCGACTTCTCTTCCAAT GTGAAGGCCATTCCTCCAGAATGTGACCCGGACTACATCTTACTCCAAGATGAGGAGAGCTGCTTCAAGGATCTGCTCAAGATCAACATCAGCCAGGCTGACTCTCAACAACCAG AGTGCCGAGGTTTTTGGGACCACCTGAACTGCTGGCCTCATGCTGATGTGGGAGAGACTGTGTCACAGCCATGTCCCAGATTCCTCCACAACACAG GCAGAGTATACAGGAACTGCACAGAGCACGGCTGGACTGAGCCGTTTCCTCCACATGAGATAGCCTGCGAGTATGCCTTTGAGACCCTCACCTTCCCTTTTGAG GCACCCACGTCCCATGGCTACTTCCTCTATGTGCAAGTCATGTACTCGGTGGGCTATGCTATCTCTACTGCGTCTCTTACCATCGCCACTGCCACACTCTGTCTGTTCAG GAGGCTCCACTGCACCCGTAACTACGTCCACATCCAACTGttcctctccttcatcctccGAGCCACCTTCATCTTCATCAGAGATGCTGTGCTCTTCTCCTCTGATGACCACTTCCACTGTGACTCCTATCCG GTCAGCTGTAAGATTGCAACAACGTTCTCCAACTACTGCATCATGGCCAACTACAGCTGGCTGCTGGCCGAGGGACACTACCTGTACAGCCTGGTCAgtgtctccctcttctcccagaagAGGCACCTCAGGTGGTACATCGTCCTGGGCTGGG GTTCCCCAATGGTCATTATAGTAGCCTGGAGTTTGGCAAAATATACCCAGGAGAATGAAGG gtgctgggagaggaggggacacgAGGGGATCTGGTGGATTCTCAGAGTTCCTGTTCTCCTCTTCATCGTT GTTAACTTGCTGTTTTTTCTAAGTATCATAAGAATCCTGGTGGCCAAGTTGAGGACACAGGAAATGCATAGAAATGAGTTGAACCAGTATAG GAGGCTTGCTAAGTCCACCCTTCTCCTGGTATCTCTCTTTGGTTTGCACTACGTCCTCTTTGCATTCCTCCCACATAAagtcagtgaaatatggaacttTATCGAGCTGGCTTTTGCTTCCACTCAG GGGTTTGTAGTAGCAGTTCTATACTGTTTTCTGAATGGAGAG GTTCAGTATGAGGTTCAGAGGAGGTGGAGGCGATGGAGGCTGAAGCAGCATCTACCTGGGGAGGCCAGGCGCCAACATGGCTCCATGAGTCAGAGTGTAGGGGCCCATACCCAGGTCTCCTTCCTGACCCGGGGACCCTCCACACGCCATTCTAGTCTGGTGTAG
- the sctr gene encoding secretin receptor isoform X3, producing MVPGPKGCQTSQECRGFWDHLNCWPHADVGETVSQPCPRFLHNTGRVYRNCTEHGWTEPFPPHEIACEYAFETLTFPFEAPTSHGYFLYVQVMYSVGYAISTASLTIATATLCLFRRLHCTRNYVHIQLFLSFILRATFIFIRDAVLFSSDDHFHCDSYPVSCKIATTFSNYCIMANYSWLLAEGHYLYSLVSVSLFSQKRHLRWYIVLGWGSPMVIIVAWSLAKYTQENEGCWERRGHEGIWWILRVPVLLFIVVNLLFFLSIIRILVAKLRTQEMHRNELNQYRRLAKSTLLLVSLFGLHYVLFAFLPHKVSEIWNFIELAFASTQGFVVAVLYCFLNGEVQYEVQRRWRRWRLKQHLPGEARRQHGSMSQSVGAHTQVSFLTRGPSTRHSSLV from the exons ATGGTACCTGGGCCTAAGGGCTGCCAGACAAGCCAAG AGTGCCGAGGTTTTTGGGACCACCTGAACTGCTGGCCTCATGCTGATGTGGGAGAGACTGTGTCACAGCCATGTCCCAGATTCCTCCACAACACAG GCAGAGTATACAGGAACTGCACAGAGCACGGCTGGACTGAGCCGTTTCCTCCACATGAGATAGCCTGCGAGTATGCCTTTGAGACCCTCACCTTCCCTTTTGAG GCACCCACGTCCCATGGCTACTTCCTCTATGTGCAAGTCATGTACTCGGTGGGCTATGCTATCTCTACTGCGTCTCTTACCATCGCCACTGCCACACTCTGTCTGTTCAG GAGGCTCCACTGCACCCGTAACTACGTCCACATCCAACTGttcctctccttcatcctccGAGCCACCTTCATCTTCATCAGAGATGCTGTGCTCTTCTCCTCTGATGACCACTTCCACTGTGACTCCTATCCG GTCAGCTGTAAGATTGCAACAACGTTCTCCAACTACTGCATCATGGCCAACTACAGCTGGCTGCTGGCCGAGGGACACTACCTGTACAGCCTGGTCAgtgtctccctcttctcccagaagAGGCACCTCAGGTGGTACATCGTCCTGGGCTGGG GTTCCCCAATGGTCATTATAGTAGCCTGGAGTTTGGCAAAATATACCCAGGAGAATGAAGG gtgctgggagaggaggggacacgAGGGGATCTGGTGGATTCTCAGAGTTCCTGTTCTCCTCTTCATCGTT GTTAACTTGCTGTTTTTTCTAAGTATCATAAGAATCCTGGTGGCCAAGTTGAGGACACAGGAAATGCATAGAAATGAGTTGAACCAGTATAG GAGGCTTGCTAAGTCCACCCTTCTCCTGGTATCTCTCTTTGGTTTGCACTACGTCCTCTTTGCATTCCTCCCACATAAagtcagtgaaatatggaacttTATCGAGCTGGCTTTTGCTTCCACTCAG GGGTTTGTAGTAGCAGTTCTATACTGTTTTCTGAATGGAGAG GTTCAGTATGAGGTTCAGAGGAGGTGGAGGCGATGGAGGCTGAAGCAGCATCTACCTGGGGAGGCCAGGCGCCAACATGGCTCCATGAGTCAGAGTGTAGGGGCCCATACCCAGGTCTCCTTCCTGACCCGGGGACCCTCCACACGCCATTCTAGTCTGGTGTAG
- the sctr gene encoding secretin receptor isoform X1: protein MDSEHFCLGNTIAAMRINRHLRRIVLIAALLDFSSNVKAIPPECDPDYILLQDEESCFKDLLKINISQADSQQPECRGFWDHLNCWPHADVGETVSQPCPRFLHNTGRVYRNCTEHGWTEPFPPHEIACEYAFETLTFPFEAPTSHGYFLYVQVMYSVGYAISTASLTIATATLCLFRRLHCTRNYVHIQLFLSFILRATFIFIRDAVLFSSDDHFHCDSYPVSCKIATTFSNYCIMANYSWLLAEGHYLYSLVSVSLFSQKRHLRWYIVLGWGSPMVIIVAWSLAKYTQENEGCWERRGHEGIWWILRVPVLLFIVVNLLFFLSIIRILVAKLRTQEMHRNELNQYRRLAKSTLLLVSLFGLHYVLFAFLPHKVSEIWNFIELAFASTQGFVVAVLYCFLNGEVQYEVQRRWRRWRLKQHLPGEARRQHGSMSQSVGAHTQVSFLTRGPSTRHSSLV, encoded by the exons ATGGACTCTGAGCATT tTTGTCTTGGTAATACCATAGCTGCAATGAGGATAAACAGACACTTGCGTAGGATTGTGCTTATAGCAGCTCTTCTCGACTTCTCTTCCAAT GTGAAGGCCATTCCTCCAGAATGTGACCCGGACTACATCTTACTCCAAGATGAGGAGAGCTGCTTCAAGGATCTGCTCAAGATCAACATCAGCCAGGCTGACTCTCAACAACCAG AGTGCCGAGGTTTTTGGGACCACCTGAACTGCTGGCCTCATGCTGATGTGGGAGAGACTGTGTCACAGCCATGTCCCAGATTCCTCCACAACACAG GCAGAGTATACAGGAACTGCACAGAGCACGGCTGGACTGAGCCGTTTCCTCCACATGAGATAGCCTGCGAGTATGCCTTTGAGACCCTCACCTTCCCTTTTGAG GCACCCACGTCCCATGGCTACTTCCTCTATGTGCAAGTCATGTACTCGGTGGGCTATGCTATCTCTACTGCGTCTCTTACCATCGCCACTGCCACACTCTGTCTGTTCAG GAGGCTCCACTGCACCCGTAACTACGTCCACATCCAACTGttcctctccttcatcctccGAGCCACCTTCATCTTCATCAGAGATGCTGTGCTCTTCTCCTCTGATGACCACTTCCACTGTGACTCCTATCCG GTCAGCTGTAAGATTGCAACAACGTTCTCCAACTACTGCATCATGGCCAACTACAGCTGGCTGCTGGCCGAGGGACACTACCTGTACAGCCTGGTCAgtgtctccctcttctcccagaagAGGCACCTCAGGTGGTACATCGTCCTGGGCTGGG GTTCCCCAATGGTCATTATAGTAGCCTGGAGTTTGGCAAAATATACCCAGGAGAATGAAGG gtgctgggagaggaggggacacgAGGGGATCTGGTGGATTCTCAGAGTTCCTGTTCTCCTCTTCATCGTT GTTAACTTGCTGTTTTTTCTAAGTATCATAAGAATCCTGGTGGCCAAGTTGAGGACACAGGAAATGCATAGAAATGAGTTGAACCAGTATAG GAGGCTTGCTAAGTCCACCCTTCTCCTGGTATCTCTCTTTGGTTTGCACTACGTCCTCTTTGCATTCCTCCCACATAAagtcagtgaaatatggaacttTATCGAGCTGGCTTTTGCTTCCACTCAG GGGTTTGTAGTAGCAGTTCTATACTGTTTTCTGAATGGAGAG GTTCAGTATGAGGTTCAGAGGAGGTGGAGGCGATGGAGGCTGAAGCAGCATCTACCTGGGGAGGCCAGGCGCCAACATGGCTCCATGAGTCAGAGTGTAGGGGCCCATACCCAGGTCTCCTTCCTGACCCGGGGACCCTCCACACGCCATTCTAGTCTGGTGTAG